One Streptomyces fagopyri DNA window includes the following coding sequences:
- the repSA gene encoding replication initiator protein RepSA, which translates to MGTDPLTLADLLRVANSPGFDRWQEQVRRTGGCANPIHLMGQTVTRDRATGDVLYSYSTADEPGGRLRVACGNRRASRCPSCAWTYAGDTYHLIRAGIIGDVNKGVSTIVRDHPRVFATLTAPSFGPVHNRPASGRCRCGSFHTEDDPALGTALDPARYDYAGAVLWNNHAGDLWRRFTIYLRREIAAHAGLTQAALKEVCRVSFGKVAEFQKRGAVHFHAVVRMDGPDGPDTSPPAWATVALLDDAIRAAADRVSVPLAAAGDFPARVLRWGSQVDVQPIGALGNEELTEQAVASYVAKYATKAAETTGTVDRRVGELSELDKLPLPGHTRRLIEACWDLNDAYPERMLAHWSHMLGFRGHFSTKSRRYSTTLGALRQVRADYRARQERRERGLSEDLDDSEGSTLVLAHWTYAGHGHTPGESWLAATIAKDIQTNRDAAREALAEMPEPDGWEVCA; encoded by the coding sequence ATGGGCACCGACCCCCTGACCCTCGCCGACCTGCTACGGGTGGCCAACTCGCCCGGCTTCGACCGCTGGCAGGAACAGGTCCGCCGTACCGGCGGCTGCGCCAACCCGATTCACCTGATGGGCCAGACCGTCACCCGCGACCGCGCGACCGGTGACGTCCTCTACTCCTACAGCACCGCCGACGAGCCTGGCGGACGGCTACGGGTCGCGTGCGGCAACCGGCGGGCCTCGCGCTGCCCGTCGTGCGCCTGGACCTACGCCGGGGACACCTATCACCTGATCCGTGCCGGGATCATCGGTGACGTGAACAAGGGCGTGTCCACGATCGTCCGGGATCACCCCCGCGTGTTCGCGACCCTCACCGCGCCCTCGTTCGGCCCCGTCCACAACCGGCCCGCCTCCGGCCGCTGCCGCTGCGGGAGCTTCCATACGGAGGACGATCCGGCACTCGGCACAGCCTTGGACCCGGCTCGGTACGACTATGCGGGCGCGGTGTTGTGGAACAACCATGCCGGGGACCTTTGGCGCCGGTTCACGATCTACCTGCGCCGGGAGATCGCCGCACACGCGGGCCTGACGCAGGCCGCCTTGAAGGAGGTGTGTCGGGTCTCCTTCGGCAAGGTCGCCGAGTTCCAGAAGCGCGGGGCTGTCCACTTCCACGCGGTGGTGCGCATGGATGGTCCGGACGGGCCCGACACCTCCCCGCCGGCGTGGGCCACGGTCGCGCTCCTGGACGACGCGATCCGTGCCGCTGCCGACCGGGTCTCTGTTCCTCTTGCGGCTGCCGGGGACTTCCCCGCCCGAGTACTGCGGTGGGGCTCACAGGTCGACGTGCAGCCCATCGGCGCCCTCGGCAACGAGGAGCTGACGGAACAGGCCGTGGCCTCCTACGTGGCCAAGTACGCCACCAAAGCGGCCGAGACAACCGGCACCGTCGACCGCCGGGTCGGGGAACTCTCGGAACTCGACAAGCTGCCCCTGCCCGGCCACACCCGGCGCCTGATCGAAGCGTGCTGGGACCTGAACGACGCCTACCCGGAACGGATGCTCGCCCACTGGTCCCACATGCTCGGCTTCCGCGGCCACTTCTCCACCAAGTCCCGCCGCTACTCCACCACCCTCGGTGCCCTGCGCCAGGTGCGCGCCGACTACCGCGCCCGGCAGGAACGCCGCGAGCGCGGGCTCTCCGAGGATCTCGACGACTCGGAGGGCTCCACGCTCGTGCTCGCCCACTGGACCTACGCCGGACACGGCCACACCCCCGGCGAATCCTGGCTCGCCGCAACCATCGCAAAGGACATCCAGACGAACCGAGACGCCGCACGCGAAGCCTTGGCCGAGATGCCCGAGCCTGACGGCTGGGAGGTGTGCGCATGA
- a CDS encoding acylphosphatase: MNEVARVVVWVRGRVQGVGFRWFTRARALEIGGLSGFALNLDDGRVQVVAEGPRSACEGLLSWLQGDDTPGRVDGVTEIWDTPRGIYDGFAIR; this comes from the coding sequence ATGAACGAGGTTGCACGAGTGGTTGTTTGGGTACGCGGGCGCGTCCAGGGTGTCGGTTTCCGCTGGTTCACGCGGGCCAGGGCGCTGGAGATCGGCGGCCTGAGTGGTTTTGCTCTCAATCTGGACGACGGACGGGTCCAGGTGGTCGCGGAGGGCCCCAGATCCGCGTGCGAGGGTCTGCTCAGCTGGCTCCAGGGGGACGACACACCCGGGCGGGTGGACGGAGTCACTGAGATCTGGGACACGCCCCGGGGGATCTACGACGGCTTCGCCATCCGGTGA
- the coaD gene encoding pantetheine-phosphate adenylyltransferase, whose product MRRAVCPGSFDPITNGHLDIIARASRLYDVVHVVVMINQSKQGLFTVDERIELIREVTAEFGNVQVEPYHGLLVDFCKQRDIPAIVKGLRAVSDFDYELQMAQMNNGLSGVETLFIPTSPTYSFLSSSLVKEVATWGGDISHLVPPVVLEALKGRLGQE is encoded by the coding sequence TTGCGCCGCGCCGTCTGTCCGGGGTCATTCGACCCCATCACCAATGGACACCTCGACATCATCGCCCGCGCTTCCAGGCTCTACGACGTCGTGCACGTCGTGGTGATGATCAATCAGTCGAAGCAGGGCCTGTTCACCGTCGACGAGCGGATCGAGCTGATCCGCGAGGTCACCGCGGAGTTCGGCAACGTCCAGGTCGAGCCCTACCACGGCCTGCTCGTCGACTTCTGCAAGCAGCGGGACATCCCCGCCATCGTCAAGGGACTGCGCGCGGTCAGCGACTTCGACTACGAACTGCAGATGGCCCAGATGAACAACGGCCTCTCGGGCGTGGAGACGCTGTTCATCCCGACCAGCCCCACCTACAGCTTCCTCTCCTCCTCGCTGGTCAAGGAGGTCGCGACCTGGGGCGGCGACATCTCCCACCTGGTCCCGCCGGTGGTCCTGGAGGCGCTGAAGGGGCGGCTCGGCCAGGAGTGA
- a CDS encoding CAP domain-containing protein produces MGRHRRSAAGRAATGRATGVTDTYGPSTESYGPENLYGYAAIADLPSTAAARSHRRRKAATPVRTGLLGVSAAVALGTVAVAAGVVPGAKDYALGGGSNNSDKVQAVGSPSSQETQQGGTSGSADSRDDQSTSRDSDRASSPSAPASTSVPTAPAATPTQKPVTTEPGETAEPKEPSAPVSEVARPKAPVATAPVTVSAEAAAEAEVLKLVNDERAKVGCTPVTANSALTDLAQSFSDDMALRDFFDHTDPSGLSPWDRAAKAGITALGGENIARGQADAAAVMDAWMNSEGHRANILNCDFKTLGVGVHLAAGGPWWTQDFGY; encoded by the coding sequence ATGGGACGCCACCGACGCTCCGCCGCCGGCCGCGCCGCCACAGGCCGCGCCACCGGGGTCACCGATACGTACGGACCCTCTACGGAAAGCTATGGGCCGGAGAACCTGTACGGGTACGCGGCCATCGCCGACCTCCCGAGCACGGCCGCCGCGCGCTCGCACCGCAGGAGGAAGGCCGCCACGCCCGTTCGCACGGGTCTGCTCGGTGTCTCGGCGGCCGTCGCCCTGGGCACCGTCGCCGTCGCGGCCGGAGTGGTGCCCGGCGCGAAGGACTACGCGCTCGGCGGCGGGAGCAACAACTCCGACAAGGTGCAGGCCGTCGGTTCCCCCTCCAGCCAGGAGACCCAGCAGGGCGGCACGTCGGGCAGCGCGGACAGCCGCGACGACCAGTCGACGAGCCGCGACTCCGACCGCGCCTCCTCCCCTTCCGCGCCCGCCTCCACGTCGGTGCCCACCGCGCCGGCGGCGACACCCACCCAGAAGCCGGTGACCACCGAGCCGGGCGAGACCGCCGAGCCCAAGGAGCCCTCGGCTCCGGTCTCCGAGGTCGCGCGGCCGAAGGCGCCGGTGGCCACCGCCCCGGTGACGGTGTCGGCCGAGGCCGCCGCGGAGGCCGAGGTGCTCAAGCTGGTCAACGACGAGCGGGCCAAGGTCGGCTGCACCCCGGTCACGGCGAACAGCGCCCTGACGGACCTCGCCCAGTCCTTCAGCGACGACATGGCCCTGCGTGACTTCTTCGACCACACCGACCCGAGCGGGCTCAGCCCGTGGGACCGTGCGGCGAAGGCGGGCATCACCGCGCTCGGCGGCGAGAACATAGCCCGTGGCCAGGCGGACGCGGCCGCGGTCATGGACGCCTGGATGAACAGCGAGGGCCACCGCGCCAACATACTGAACTGCGACTTCAAGACCCTGGGCGTCGGCGTGCACCTCGCCGCGGGCGGCCCCTGGTGGACGCAGGACTTCGGCTACTGA
- a CDS encoding helix-turn-helix transcriptional regulator has protein sequence MTGPMPVQYLTPEDLVVMFRLPSVETVYQWRRKGTGPRGFRVGRHLRYDPADVQSWVQSLVEGAA, from the coding sequence ATGACCGGGCCCATGCCCGTCCAGTACCTCACCCCGGAAGACCTGGTCGTCATGTTCCGGCTGCCAAGTGTCGAGACGGTCTACCAGTGGCGCCGCAAAGGCACCGGGCCCCGCGGTTTCCGCGTCGGGCGGCACCTTCGGTACGACCCGGCAGACGTTCAGTCCTGGGTGCAGTCCCTCGTGGAAGGGGCTGCCTGA
- a CDS encoding flavodoxin family protein, which yields MSTPVVSIAYHSGYGHTAVLAEAVRAGAAEAGAEVHLIKVDGITDAEWERLDASDAIVFGSPTYMGTASGAFHVFAEASSKRWFGQDWQDKLAAGFTNSGSKSGDKLHTLQFFQILAAQHGMNWINLGLHPGWNSSSASEQDLNRLGVFAGAAAQTNVDEGPETVHKADIATAEHLGRRVTEAARAFSRGRAAA from the coding sequence GTGAGCACCCCTGTCGTCTCCATCGCCTACCACTCGGGCTACGGCCACACCGCTGTCCTCGCCGAGGCCGTCCGTGCCGGTGCGGCCGAGGCCGGTGCCGAGGTCCACCTGATCAAGGTCGACGGGATCACCGACGCCGAGTGGGAACGCCTCGACGCCTCGGACGCGATCGTCTTCGGTTCGCCGACCTACATGGGCACGGCGTCCGGCGCCTTCCACGTCTTCGCCGAGGCGTCCTCGAAGCGCTGGTTCGGGCAGGACTGGCAGGACAAGCTCGCCGCCGGGTTCACCAACTCCGGCTCCAAGAGCGGCGACAAGCTGCACACCCTGCAGTTCTTCCAGATCCTGGCGGCGCAGCACGGCATGAACTGGATCAACCTCGGCCTGCACCCGGGCTGGAACAGCAGCTCCGCGTCGGAGCAGGACCTCAACCGCCTCGGCGTCTTCGCCGGCGCCGCCGCGCAGACCAACGTGGACGAGGGCCCCGAGACCGTGCACAAGGCCGACATCGCGACGGCGGAACATCTCGGCCGCCGGGTCACGGAGGCGGCACGGGCGTTCTCGCGCGGCCGCGCGGCCGCGTAG
- the mutM gene encoding bifunctional DNA-formamidopyrimidine glycosylase/DNA-(apurinic or apyrimidinic site) lyase, translated as MPELPEVEVVRRGLERWVSGRTVASAEVRHPRAVRRHRTGPEGFTEALAGQRVGPAMRRGKYLWLPLDDSPFSVLAHLGMSGQLLVQPQDAPDEKHLRIRVRFDDDQGTELRFVDQRTFGGLSLHETTPDGLPDVIAHIARDPLDPLFDDAAFHAALRARRTTVKRALLDQSLISGVGNIYADEALWRSRLHYERPVSGFTRPRTAELLGHIRDVMNEALAVGGTSFDSLYVNVNGESGYFDRSLDAYGREDEPCRRCGTPMRRRAWMNRSSYFCPRCQRPPRLTD; from the coding sequence GTGCCCGAGTTGCCCGAGGTCGAAGTCGTGCGGCGTGGCCTGGAGCGCTGGGTCAGCGGACGGACCGTCGCCTCGGCCGAGGTACGGCATCCACGGGCCGTACGCCGTCACCGGACAGGGCCCGAAGGCTTCACCGAGGCGCTCGCCGGGCAGCGCGTCGGACCGGCGATGCGCCGCGGCAAGTACCTCTGGCTCCCCCTGGACGACTCCCCGTTCTCCGTGCTCGCGCACCTCGGCATGAGCGGCCAGCTCCTGGTGCAGCCGCAGGACGCCCCGGACGAGAAGCACCTGCGTATCCGCGTCCGCTTCGACGACGACCAGGGCACCGAACTGCGCTTCGTCGACCAGCGCACCTTCGGCGGCCTCTCCCTGCACGAGACCACCCCGGACGGCCTGCCCGACGTCATCGCGCACATCGCCCGGGACCCGCTCGACCCCCTGTTCGACGATGCCGCGTTCCATGCCGCGCTGCGCGCCCGCCGTACGACGGTCAAGCGCGCCCTGCTGGACCAGTCGCTGATCAGCGGCGTCGGCAACATCTACGCCGACGAGGCGCTCTGGCGCTCCAGACTCCACTACGAACGCCCGGTGAGCGGCTTCACCCGGCCGCGGACCGCCGAACTCCTCGGCCACATCCGTGACGTCATGAACGAGGCCCTCGCGGTCGGCGGCACCAGCTTCGACAGCCTGTACGTCAACGTCAACGGCGAGTCCGGCTACTTCGACCGCTCACTCGACGCCTACGGGCGCGAGGACGAGCCCTGCCGCCGGTGCGGCACGCCCATGCGCCGGCGCGCCTGGATGAACCGGTCCAGCTACTTCTGCCCGCGCTGCCAGCGACCGCCGCGGCTCACGGACTGA
- a CDS encoding tyrosine-type recombinase/integrase, giving the protein MAGHIQDRWYKTEPGAGGKTVKVKTDRHGTGLRYRARYIGPDGSEKSKSFPDRKKREAERWLTNIEADMSRGDYVAPDAGKVTFEQYATGWIASQITDPLTRESVESRLRLHAIPHLGVRPMASFTPSHLRVWLRVLEDRGLSAGYRRGIFAHVSTVFTAAVEDRVIRENPCRARSVRAPRLEPRKVKPWSVERLLAVRSALPERYAALVNLAAGCGLRQGETFGLAVEDVDFANGTLHVVRQVKLLRLHRPIFAPPKGGKERDVPLPDSVARALAAHLKACPAVRVTLPWKALDGPPVTASLFFTGPAGLPLDRNRFNDRVWRPALRAAGVETGRDNGMHALRHFYASVLLDAGESIKALSEYLGHHDPGFTLRTYTHLMPTSGTRTRAAVDRVFPD; this is encoded by the coding sequence ATGGCCGGACACATCCAGGACCGCTGGTACAAGACCGAGCCAGGCGCTGGCGGCAAGACGGTCAAGGTCAAGACCGATCGACACGGGACCGGTCTGCGCTATCGCGCCCGGTACATCGGACCGGACGGCTCGGAGAAGTCCAAGAGCTTCCCCGATCGTAAGAAGCGAGAGGCCGAACGCTGGCTCACCAACATCGAGGCGGACATGTCGCGCGGCGACTATGTCGCTCCTGACGCGGGCAAGGTCACGTTCGAACAGTACGCAACTGGGTGGATAGCCTCGCAGATCACGGATCCTCTCACCCGCGAGTCGGTGGAGAGCCGTCTACGCCTGCACGCGATCCCGCACCTCGGTGTGCGTCCGATGGCGTCGTTCACCCCGTCACACCTCCGGGTCTGGTTGCGGGTACTGGAAGACCGGGGCCTCTCCGCCGGCTACCGCCGGGGCATCTTCGCCCATGTCTCAACGGTGTTCACTGCCGCTGTTGAGGATCGGGTGATCAGGGAGAACCCGTGCCGTGCCCGGTCGGTCAGGGCGCCTCGGCTTGAGCCGCGCAAGGTGAAGCCCTGGTCTGTCGAGCGCCTGTTGGCGGTCCGTTCGGCGCTGCCGGAGCGGTACGCGGCCCTCGTCAACCTCGCCGCCGGATGTGGGCTGAGACAAGGGGAGACGTTCGGCCTGGCGGTGGAGGATGTGGACTTCGCCAACGGAACGCTGCACGTCGTTCGGCAGGTCAAGCTGCTGCGACTGCACCGACCGATCTTCGCTCCACCCAAGGGCGGCAAGGAGCGGGACGTACCGCTGCCCGATTCGGTGGCTCGTGCCCTGGCTGCTCACCTCAAAGCGTGCCCGGCTGTCCGGGTCACCCTTCCCTGGAAGGCTCTCGACGGGCCACCCGTGACGGCTTCGCTGTTCTTCACGGGTCCCGCGGGACTTCCGCTCGACCGCAACCGATTCAACGATCGGGTCTGGCGGCCGGCGCTTCGGGCCGCTGGAGTCGAGACCGGACGCGACAACGGAATGCACGCGCTGAGGCACTTCTACGCCTCGGTGCTCCTGGACGCGGGGGAGAGCATCAAGGCACTCAGCGAGTACCTCGGTCATCACGACCCCGGATTCACGCTGCGGACGTACACCCACCTGATGCCGACAAGCGGAACTCGCACCCGGGCCGCCGTGGACCGTGTCTTCCCGGACTGA
- a CDS encoding GntR family transcriptional regulator, which translates to MASYQGRPAYVQVADDIRQQITDGTLQAGDRIPSEAELMEDYGVSRIVIRNAMEVVQNEGLVIKQQGRGTFVREQRPLRRRVLGDLYGKRPTGSPMKRATESEGRRSEWEYQSRRTMATKAIADRLALEPGAPVTRTTYRFFADDEPIMLSTSHEPLEITEGTPVEQPEGGTITGVVPRMDSLGLHITHVTEDVNARAPRPYESEALQIGPGVPVMAITRTYYVNDRPVETADIIVAADRYTLTYHVPVPPLS; encoded by the coding sequence ATGGCCAGCTACCAGGGACGACCGGCGTACGTGCAGGTTGCCGATGACATCCGGCAACAGATCACGGATGGCACACTCCAGGCGGGAGACCGGATCCCCTCTGAGGCTGAGCTCATGGAGGACTACGGTGTCTCGCGCATCGTGATCCGCAACGCCATGGAAGTCGTGCAGAACGAAGGCTTGGTCATCAAGCAGCAAGGGCGCGGCACCTTCGTGCGCGAGCAGCGACCGCTGCGCCGGCGGGTACTCGGCGATCTCTACGGCAAGCGGCCAACAGGCTCACCGATGAAGCGCGCCACAGAGTCCGAAGGCCGTCGTTCAGAGTGGGAGTACCAGAGCCGCCGGACCATGGCGACGAAGGCGATTGCCGATCGGTTGGCCCTTGAGCCTGGAGCTCCCGTTACGCGAACGACGTACCGCTTCTTCGCTGATGACGAACCCATCATGCTGTCGACGTCGCACGAGCCCCTTGAGATCACAGAGGGGACGCCGGTGGAGCAGCCGGAAGGCGGAACCATCACAGGCGTGGTTCCTCGCATGGACTCGTTGGGCCTTCACATCACGCACGTCACCGAGGACGTGAACGCCCGTGCGCCACGACCGTACGAGAGCGAGGCCCTTCAAATCGGCCCCGGCGTACCCGTGATGGCGATTACCCGGACGTACTACGTCAACGATCGCCCGGTCGAGACTGCCGACATCATCGTTGCGGCCGACCGCTACACGCTGACCTATCACGTCCCCGTGCCGCCTTTGAGCTGA
- a CDS encoding YceD family protein, which translates to MNTHLDHRNPFVFDTHELGRRPGALQRLTRTIDAPADLGIQGVIGVPEGAPVELELRLESVMEGVLVTGTARAQAEGECVRCLEPLEQSLAADFQEMFSYHDADDRGRAKAEPADDAGESADSEDMLFIEDGLFDLEPVLRDAVVLALPMQPVCQDDCPGLCSQCGVRLADDPDHHHDAVDIRWAALQGLAGSSGDGEKDELSGGALPSAHADEKQEK; encoded by the coding sequence CTGAACACCCACCTCGACCACCGCAACCCATTCGTGTTCGACACACACGAGCTGGGCCGGCGTCCTGGTGCGTTGCAGCGCTTGACCCGCACGATCGACGCCCCCGCGGATCTCGGGATCCAGGGAGTCATCGGAGTGCCGGAAGGCGCCCCGGTGGAGCTCGAACTCAGGCTCGAGTCGGTCATGGAAGGTGTGCTTGTCACAGGCACCGCCCGTGCACAGGCCGAGGGGGAGTGCGTAAGGTGTCTGGAGCCGCTCGAGCAGTCGCTCGCCGCGGACTTCCAGGAGATGTTCTCGTACCACGACGCCGACGACCGGGGCCGCGCCAAAGCGGAGCCGGCCGACGACGCCGGGGAATCCGCGGATAGCGAGGACATGCTCTTCATCGAGGACGGCCTGTTCGACCTCGAACCCGTGCTGCGTGATGCGGTGGTGCTCGCACTGCCGATGCAGCCGGTGTGCCAGGACGACTGCCCCGGCCTGTGCTCCCAGTGCGGAGTCAGGCTCGCGGACGACCCGGACCACCACCACGACGCCGTCGACATCCGTTGGGCGGCACTGCAGGGACTCGCTGGTTCATCCGGAGACGGCGAGAAGGACGAGTTGAGCGGCGGCGCGCTTCCATCAGCGCACGCCGACGAGAAGCAGGAGAAGTAG
- a CDS encoding ATP synthase F0 subunit B gives MDVQKKLDEIVSAVGSARSMPMSASCVVNRAELLSMLEEVRQALPGSLAQAEELIGGREQMVEQARMEADRIIETAHAERGSLISDTEVARRSQNEADRILTEARQEAEEIRVEADDYVDSKLANFEVVLTKTLGSVGRGREKLLGTGPGMDEQGYEDEDAPERSHDPETLRRNADEYVDVKLGAFEAVLAKTLEAVGRGRQKLHGRIASDDLGDLGAFAEDGSPVQHTSDADYLAGLAELAEVPERPVQTPEVPAQPTYAQQQDAYAYQQQQQADPYGYQQQYAQQDAYGYQQADPYASYPQHGYDQQQAYDQGGRQGYPEQQTHAMDPQANTLDETSLFDTTMISAEQLRAYEQGR, from the coding sequence GTGGACGTGCAGAAGAAGCTCGATGAGATCGTCTCGGCGGTCGGCAGCGCCCGTTCCATGCCCATGTCGGCCTCGTGCGTGGTCAACCGCGCCGAGCTGCTCTCGATGCTCGAAGAGGTGCGCCAGGCCCTGCCCGGCTCCCTCGCCCAGGCCGAGGAGCTCATCGGCGGCCGCGAGCAGATGGTCGAGCAGGCCCGCATGGAGGCCGACCGGATCATCGAGACCGCGCACGCCGAGCGCGGCTCCCTGATCTCCGACACCGAGGTCGCCCGCCGATCCCAGAACGAGGCGGACCGCATTCTCACCGAGGCCCGCCAGGAGGCCGAGGAGATCCGTGTCGAGGCCGACGACTACGTCGACTCCAAGCTCGCCAACTTCGAGGTCGTCCTCACCAAGACGCTCGGCTCCGTCGGCCGGGGCCGCGAGAAGCTCCTCGGCACCGGACCCGGCATGGACGAGCAGGGCTACGAGGACGAGGACGCCCCCGAGCGCAGCCACGACCCCGAGACGCTGCGCCGCAACGCGGACGAGTACGTCGACGTGAAGCTCGGCGCCTTCGAGGCCGTCCTCGCCAAGACCCTGGAGGCCGTGGGCCGCGGCCGCCAGAAGCTGCACGGCCGGATCGCCAGCGACGACCTGGGTGACCTGGGCGCCTTCGCCGAGGACGGGAGTCCCGTCCAGCACACCAGCGACGCCGACTACCTGGCCGGTCTCGCCGAGCTCGCGGAGGTCCCCGAGCGGCCCGTCCAGACCCCCGAGGTGCCGGCCCAGCCGACCTACGCGCAACAGCAGGACGCCTACGCGTACCAACAGCAGCAGCAGGCGGACCCCTACGGCTACCAGCAGCAGTACGCCCAGCAGGACGCGTACGGCTACCAGCAGGCCGACCCGTACGCCTCCTACCCGCAGCACGGCTACGACCAGCAGCAGGCGTACGACCAGGGCGGCCGGCAGGGCTATCCGGAGCAGCAGACGCACGCCATGGACCCGCAGGCGAACACCCTGGACGAGACCAGCCTCTTCGACACCACCATGATCAGTGCCGAGCAGCTGCGGGCGTACGAACAGGGGCGCTGA
- the rnc gene encoding ribonuclease III, translating to MSDAKAEPNAKKKAENTASSHTLLEGRLGYKLESALLVRALTHRSYAYENGGLPTNERLEFLGDSVLGLVVTDTLYRTHPDLPEGQLAKLRAAVVNSRALAEVGRGLELGSFIRLGRGEEGTGGRDKASILADTLEAVIGAVYLDQGLDAAGELVHRLFDPLIEKSSNLGAGLDWKTSLQELTATEGLGVPEYLVSETGPDHEKTFTAAARVGGVSYGTGTGRSKKEAEQQAAESAWRAIRSDADERAKSAQAAEQVAQAAQQAAQAAEEATDAPSAPTSDPATA from the coding sequence ATGTCTGACGCCAAGGCGGAACCAAACGCCAAGAAAAAGGCGGAGAACACAGCCTCGTCCCACACGCTTCTGGAAGGGCGGCTCGGGTACAAGCTCGAGTCCGCCCTTCTGGTGCGTGCGCTGACCCACCGTTCCTACGCGTACGAGAACGGCGGTCTGCCGACCAACGAGCGGCTGGAGTTCCTCGGGGACTCCGTGCTCGGCCTCGTGGTCACGGACACGCTGTACCGCACCCACCCCGACCTGCCCGAAGGCCAGCTGGCCAAGTTGCGGGCCGCGGTGGTCAACTCGCGTGCGCTGGCGGAAGTGGGCCGCGGCCTCGAACTCGGCTCCTTCATCCGGCTCGGCCGGGGCGAGGAAGGCACGGGAGGCCGGGACAAGGCATCCATCCTCGCCGACACCCTTGAAGCGGTGATCGGCGCGGTCTATCTCGACCAGGGTCTGGACGCGGCGGGTGAGCTCGTCCACCGGCTCTTCGACCCGCTGATCGAGAAGTCCTCGAACCTGGGCGCCGGCCTGGACTGGAAGACCAGTCTCCAGGAACTCACCGCGACCGAGGGGCTCGGCGTACCCGAGTACCTGGTCTCGGAGACCGGCCCGGACCACGAGAAGACCTTTACTGCTGCCGCCCGCGTCGGAGGCGTCTCGTACGGCACCGGCACCGGCCGCAGCAAGAAGGAGGCGGAACAGCAGGCCGCGGAGTCCGCGTGGCGTGCGATCCGTTCGGACGCGGACGAACGCGCGAAGTCGGCCCAGGCCGCCGAGCAGGTGGCTCAGGCCGCTCAGCAGGCTGCCCAGGCCGCCGAGGAGGCCACCGACGCCCCCTCGGCTCCGACGAGCGACCCGGCCACGGCCTGA
- the rpmF gene encoding 50S ribosomal protein L32: MAVPKRKMSRSNTRHRRSQWKAAVPTLVACERCHEPKLQHIACPACGTYNKRQVLEV; this comes from the coding sequence GTGGCTGTTCCGAAGCGGAAGATGTCGCGCAGCAACACGCGCCACCGCCGGTCGCAGTGGAAGGCTGCGGTCCCCACCCTGGTTGCGTGCGAGCGCTGCCACGAGCCCAAGCTGCAGCACATCGCGTGCCCGGCTTGCGGCACCTACAACAAGCGCCAGGTCCTCGAGGTCTGA
- a CDS encoding winged helix-turn-helix transcriptional regulator, producing the protein MEITVPAAESGECQDLAYNVFARSCPSRGTLEHVTGRWGSLTLGALHGGTCRFNELRRRVDGVSEKMLSQTLHALERDGLVHRDARPTNPPRVDYTLTPLGHEVAERLLTLIHFLEGRMDDVLEARERYDETREARES; encoded by the coding sequence ATGGAAATCACCGTGCCGGCCGCCGAGAGCGGTGAGTGTCAGGACCTCGCGTACAACGTGTTCGCGCGCAGCTGCCCGTCCCGGGGCACGCTGGAGCACGTGACCGGACGCTGGGGATCGCTCACGCTCGGAGCGCTGCACGGCGGCACGTGCCGCTTCAACGAACTGCGGCGCCGGGTCGACGGCGTCAGCGAGAAGATGCTGTCCCAGACGCTGCACGCGCTGGAGCGCGACGGCCTGGTGCACCGCGACGCCCGGCCGACGAACCCGCCACGCGTCGACTACACCCTCACGCCGCTCGGCCACGAGGTCGCGGAGCGTCTGCTCACCCTCATCCACTTCCTGGAGGGGCGCATGGACGACGTCCTGGAGGCGCGCGAGCGGTACGACGAGACGCGTGAGGCCCGGGAGAGCTGA